The genomic region GACCCAGTAAAGTGGATGAAATATATAGCGCTTTCTCCTGTAAATGATAAATTGATACTTGAGATTATAATCTCTTGAATATTTGACAGATGTTTGAAGAAGATTTTTTTTGCGTGTTACAAATACAATATTTAAGGGTTTAGTAAGGTAATATTAAAAAATCAAAGGATGAAAAATGAAGTTTATACAAATGACAATTTTTATGTGCTTAGGGCTATTTATCAGTTCTTGTCAGACAAATGGAAAACCAGAGCCTTTAATAACGACAAATGGAGTCGTATTTACCCCAAAAGATTTTTATCCAAAGTTCTCGTGGGAGACGGTACCAACTTACATGATGTTTGCGGATAATGATCGACTCTTGAAAGGCTCTGAAGTGAAGAAGATTTCTGCTGAAACAGGTTTTATTTGCATTGAAAAAAATCATGGCTTATCAACTTTGGGTGATGCGGTTTTAGGACTGAAGCACGAAGGTCAAGTATTTAAAAAAGAGCAGGAGGGTACGGTAGTTTTGGGTTATCTAAACGGAGCCTTGACTTACCCTTTTACGCGTTATACAAAAATGCTTACGCCGGAAAAGATTGAGCAATACCCAGAAATGAAGGCTTACTTAGTTAAAGATCCTAAAACGGGTGAACTGGCGAGAACGCGTGGTCTCTATGGCTATAATGTGCTCAATCCAGCTACGCGTAAATGGTGGTCAGATTCAGCTGCAGATATGGTTCGTGTAAGTGGAGCGGATGGTATATTCATCGATCAAATGCATGGTTTCTCCTGGTTGCACCCAAGCGAAAAACGATCTGAAGTAGTTGATGGCGTTGCCGATATGATGGCACAATTAAAAGCGAAAATTGGGCCGAATAAAATCCTCTTAGCTAATAATGGAGCTCATATCGAAAAAGTTTTTGCTGTTTCAGATGCTTTTATGTTTGAGCACTACAAACGCAAGGTGACTCACTCCAAAGAGCAGTTGCTCAGGGATTGGGCGCTGATGGAAAAGATTGCCGATGCCGGGAAAATTTGTATCTATCGTTTTGGCGCATCGCCTGACAAAGGCTCTCCCTTGGCAGAAGTGAAAAATAAAAGTACCAAACACGATGAATTCGCAGCGCTCTCGAAGAAGCAGATTGAGCTGTACTTATCGTTTTATCTCATTGGTGCTCAACCCTACTCATATTTTCAATGGAATTGGGGCTGGAACTTAAGTACCGGTCCCTTAGAACATTACCCAGAACTTCACAAACCCTTAGGAAAACCTTTAGCTAAATATAAACGCACTTACGCAGATAAATGGGAATTCACACGTGAGTTTGAGCATGCGAGTGTTTGGGTGGATACGGATAAATACGAAGCCAAGATTACTTGGAAATAGATTATTGATCACGATTACCCACAATAAAGGCTATGATGCGACCCATACGAGAAGGACGCTATCCCTCTCGAGCTCTCCCTGTAAGGATTTGCCAATCCTTAACCAGGCGATTAGGGGCATTGCTCCGCTTTACAGGTAATCGTGTTATTTATTAATAATTGAGTTTTGCTGTTACAAATGAAAATCAGTGGGGTTTAGCCTATTTAATAGTAGAATTTTTAGATCACTTTTTAGTGACTAAAAGCAATCTTTTTAATATATGATAGGACTCGAATGAAAAAATTCACGTTGATTGAACTCTTGGTAGTGGTCGCCATTATCGGAATACTCGCTTCTTTGCTGCTGCCAAGTTTAGGCAAAGCAAGAGCAAAAGCCAAGATGGCGGTTTGTAAGAGTAATATGAGGCAGATTAACACATGGATATTCATGTACAGTGATGACCATGATGGCTATTACATCGACTATGACTGGGGTAATCAGATTTCATGGGATGATAAGCTTTCAGATTACGATGGTCGTAATATGTCTGATGGTCGAAAACGTAATGGGGCTGTCCCGGTTTGGTATGCTTATAATCCAGTGATTTACGCATGCCCTAGTGATGAGCTTCAAAGAAAGTGGGGGGCGAGTACAGCTGTTTTTACTAGAACTTATGTTCTCTCAGAGAGAAGGATAAATGGTAGTGGTAATCTATTAGGTTGGGCTCCAGGTATATCTGGAAGTGGTTTGTCACAAAAAATGACAAATATCAATTCCCCATCGAATACTTTAATCATGGCTGAAGTATCACATTCACTCAACCTCGTGGGACATATAGGCCTAAACACAGTCCCTCCAGGTTCCTATGGTACGTATGCCATTCCTCATGATGGTTTATTTGGTGCTAATTACTTAATGGCCGATGGTAGTGTCAAAAAACTCACTTATACAGCGACTCGACTACAAAGTGATGGAACAATGCCTAGTGGAATAAGCGGCTTGGGCAGCATGTGGGATGCGGGAGAATAAACTTAGGGTTTGATAATGACTTCAAGTTTTGGATTGAGTTTTTGAAGTTCAGCGTCGGAAAATTGTCCTTGATGAATAGAGAGTTTTTCGAGAGTCGTGAGGTCTTTTAAGATATTTGTGCTCCTTACCGCGGAATGACTGATATCTAAAATACGCAAGGACATGTTCCTTAATCTATGTAAATTAGAAATGGCAGTGTGAGAAATATTCAGAGAAATTAATTCCGGGTTATCTAAGCGATTGAGTTCAATGATGGGAGTATGACTCACGTTTAAAGAATGGAGTTCTTGCTTTTTAAAACAGATAAAGTTTGTGATGCCTGTATGAGAAAAATCAGCACTGCGAGCGGGGAAATTCTGTAGGATAAGGGCGGTCTCCATCCAGGGGTTATTGGATAGATCTAAATACTTGCTTTTGAGATCATAGTGAAACTGCATCTTGTTGCCCTTGAAATTGCGTTCCAGATTTTTTTTGTTTTGGAGAATAATGATGGCTTTGCACAAGGCGATGCGTTTTTCAATATCCATCACAGCATAAGCCTTTTGATGGGAGAGCCCTGCAGAGAGTTTGTAGGTATTTTCATCCAAGGAGCGTTGATAAAATTTCAAATATTGTTCGAGCGATAAGGCTTGCTTATCATTCGCTTTAATTCGGTAGAAATCTTGTGCGATAGCGTGTAAAGGGCTATTAGATTGACTCTTCTCTAATGAGTCGAGTGCTTGGCCAAACTGTTCATAAATGAGATGCATTTGTCCTTTGAGTGCCCAAGCTTGTTTGAGGCTGGGATCGAGTTCGACTGCACTAGAAGAAAAATTGATGGCATCGTCAAAATTAAAAGCATTGAAGGCGATTTGAGCACTTTTGAAAAAGCGCGGGGCGGCATCCTTATTAAATTTTTTATGAAATTCATTTTCGAGCTTGAGTTTATCGGCCTCAAGGCGTAATTTTTGGGCATTTTGTACGGCATTAACTTTTTCTAAATTGAGATTATTAAAACTCAACCAAGTGGTGAAGAGGCTAATGCAGAAGATGATGATTGCGGCAAAACTCAAAGTTTTGTGACGTATTAACCAGAGCTTTATAATTTTAATCAAGGGCGCATTTTCGGCCTTAGTAGCAAAGCCATTGCGATAATTTAAAATTTCTTTTTGTAGATTCAGGACCGATTTATAGCGATCTTCTGGATCCGTGGCCATGGCTTTTATGCAGACGGCTTCGAGAGAAGGGGGGATTGAGGGATTGATTTCGGAAGCTCTGTGGAAATGGCCACTCACGGTATTTTGCATAATTGCATAGACATCTTTGCCGGTGAAAGGCTTTTCAAAAGTCAAAATTTTGTATAAGACGCAGCCTAAAGAAAAAATATCTGTATGAATTCCCTTCTTAGTCTTTAATAAGGGTGTTTGTTCAGGGGCCATGTAGCTAGGAGTTCCCTTGACTAAGCCATCGAGGGTTAAATCAACATCTTTTGGATTGAAGGAATAGCACTCTAAGAGTTCTTCATCACATTCAGTAGCCATGACTTTTGCCAGCCCCCAGTCACACAAAAGTACGTCGCCATATTCGCTAATTTGAATGTTATCGGGTTTGATGTCGAGGTGCAGTACACCTCGTGAATGAGCGTAGGCGACCGCATCGCAAACTTTAATAAAAATATCCAAGCGAGTGTTGAGATCATGGGCTTGTTGAGATGCTCCTACTTTGACTTGTGCGATCAATTTTTCTAAAGAGGCACCCGAGATAAGCTTCATGGTGAACCATGGTTTTTGATCATGGAGGCCCAGGTCGTAGAGTGGAATAATATTGGGGTGCTGCAATGCCGCGGTGAGTCGTGCTTCTTTTAAAAAAGCTTCTTTTTGTTTATCGTTGACACTATTTTTTAGTGTGGCCATGGCAAGGAAACGCCCTGTTCGAAGATCTCTACAGCTTTGAATGACTTTTAAGCCACCTTCATCAAGGTGTTTGAATTCACAATAGCGATCTTTGATTTTGGGGATTAATTCGAGCAGGGGGACTTCGTCAGTTGCTTCGACTTCATCAAAAAAATCGTCTAGTTTTCGGCTGAATAGCTCTTTTCTTTTACTCATCAGCTCGCCAAACTTCTATCCGCCGAGTTCTTCGTTGAGACGAGAAATCTCTCTCAATAAAACTTTTTTAACTCGAGATTTATAAACTCGTACAGAGGCTTCGGTAATTTGGAATTTTTCTGCGATAAGCTCATTATCCTCTTCATCTAATGAGTGTTCAAAAATTTCTATTGTACGCGGAGCAAATTCACTTGTGATATTATCCCATGCCATGTTGGAGATATAACTTTTCCATTCTAATTCGGCAATTTTATTGAGTTCGGGTTCTGAAATAGATACCCAGTCATTGAGCTCATCGTGACTGATAGTTTTACTTTGATTTTTTGTCGAGCGCTTGCGAAAGTGATTGGATACAGTGCTTTTGATTACGAGGCATAGCCAAGTCCTAAAAGTACATTCATTTTTTCGATACTCATACTTGGGTAAGGACTTCCATATTTTAAGCAGTACTTCCTGTAGTAGGTCTTCGGCTGTTTGATTATCAATATTAAACTTCCTGATAACTACGTAAATATAGCCATCGTAGTGCTTTACGAATTCGTCCCAGGAGCCTTCATCATTAGAATGAATGAGTTTCTCTAATAAAGTTTGTTTGGTATTGTATTGTTTGTCCATCAATAGCTCGTTTAATCCGTGGTTGTAATGAAAGTATCATGAGTCCTTATGATTGCTATGACAAAAGACCTTGCCTAAAATCTTAAATGCCTTTTTCATTTGCCTCTGGGCTTGAATGAGCTAGAGTTGAGAATAAAAAAAATCACACGATTACCCACAATAATGGGCATGATGCTTCGCATACTAGAAGGACGCTGTCCCTCTCGAGCTCACCCTGTAAGGATTTGCCAATCCTTAAGCAGGCGATTAGGGGCGGTGCCCCGTTTTATGGGTGATCGTGAAAAATTAAGGGTTGAATAAAGATGATTATCGAAGGTAGATTTTGTAACCATGACGGTGAATTTTGTGGTCAGGTAAAAGTGAATGAACAGGGTGTGATTGCAGCTACGGGAAAAGATTTAGGTACGGCTGATTATAAATTTGATGAAAAGCTAATGATCTATCCTGGCATGGGCGATATTCATATCCATGCTCGTGAAGATGTATCAGGCTCTCAGCTCTACAAAGAATCATTTAAAACAGCTTCGGATGCAGCGATTCACGGTGGCGTGGTTCATGTGGCCGATATGCCGAATAATCCTGAAGCACCTGTAGATGATGCGAAGTACGCAAAAAAATGCGAGCTCTGCAAAGATACGGATGTTCATTTCACGCTTTACGCGGGTATTGGTCCCGATACTTCGCCGCTTTCACAAAAAGTTCCTTACAAAGCTTTCATGGGGCCCTCTATTGGTGACCTCTTCTTTAATTCTCCACAAGAATTAGAAGAGACAATTGTGCGTTACAAAGGCTGTCATGTGAGTTTTCATTGTGAAGATCCTTATATTTTGGAGACCTCCAAGAATAATGATACCCATAGTGATCGACGCCCACGTGGAGCGGCGAACACCGCAACTGCGTTTGCTCTTTACCTCATCGAAAAATACGAACTCAAGGGCAAGCTCTGTCATTTCTCTACTGGCGATGGCTTGGAACTCGTTCGCGCAGCCAAGGCTCGCGGAGTGACTGTGACAGTTGAAACAACCCCCCAGCAACTTTATTGGGATACTTCTTCACTCGATGAGAATAATAAGCCTTGGTTACAAATGAACCCAGCTTTCCGTGACGAAATTGATCGCAAAGGACTTCTTGAAGGCTTGCTCGATGGCACAGTTGACTTCATTGCCACGGATCATGCTCCACATAGAATTTGTGAAAAGCTTGGCCGTTACCAACCCATGGAAATCAGAAAAAAGATTGGCAATCTCGCGGCTCTTACTTTAGATGAAATCACCGAACTCGATCGCATTTGTTTAGAAAATTTCGAGAAAATGAAAGCAGAAGACAAAGAAGGCTTTGCATCTTTAGCCGATATAGACGGCGTTTCCGGTACTTCGCAGTTAGATACTTATGGCGCTTTTACAACTTGGTTGATGAAAGAGCAGGGCTTCACTTCTGCGGATGTCGCAAAAGTCACAGCTTGGAATCCAGGCCAATTCGTTAATCAATTCGATCAGTTTATCGATGCACCTTTCGGTAAAGTGGCAGAAGGTTATGTGGGTTCATTCACTGTGATAGACCCCAATACTCCCTGGACAGCAAAAAATGAAGAAATTCGCAGCCGCTCGAGCTGGACTCCTTTTCATAATGAAACTTTCCCCGGTAGCGTAGCTGCAGTCTTCCACAAAGGAAAACAGTTAT from Lentisphaera profundi harbors:
- a CDS encoding type II secretion system protein, giving the protein MKKFTLIELLVVVAIIGILASLLLPSLGKARAKAKMAVCKSNMRQINTWIFMYSDDHDGYYIDYDWGNQISWDDKLSDYDGRNMSDGRKRNGAVPVWYAYNPVIYACPSDELQRKWGASTAVFTRTYVLSERRINGSGNLLGWAPGISGSGLSQKMTNINSPSNTLIMAEVSHSLNLVGHIGLNTVPPGSYGTYAIPHDGLFGANYLMADGSVKKLTYTATRLQSDGTMPSGISGLGSMWDAGE
- a CDS encoding serine/threonine-protein kinase, with protein sequence MSKRKELFSRKLDDFFDEVEATDEVPLLELIPKIKDRYCEFKHLDEGGLKVIQSCRDLRTGRFLAMATLKNSVNDKQKEAFLKEARLTAALQHPNIIPLYDLGLHDQKPWFTMKLISGASLEKLIAQVKVGASQQAHDLNTRLDIFIKVCDAVAYAHSRGVLHLDIKPDNIQISEYGDVLLCDWGLAKVMATECDEELLECYSFNPKDVDLTLDGLVKGTPSYMAPEQTPLLKTKKGIHTDIFSLGCVLYKILTFEKPFTGKDVYAIMQNTVSGHFHRASEINPSIPPSLEAVCIKAMATDPEDRYKSVLNLQKEILNYRNGFATKAENAPLIKIIKLWLIRHKTLSFAAIIIFCISLFTTWLSFNNLNLEKVNAVQNAQKLRLEADKLKLENEFHKKFNKDAAPRFFKSAQIAFNAFNFDDAINFSSSAVELDPSLKQAWALKGQMHLIYEQFGQALDSLEKSQSNSPLHAIAQDFYRIKANDKQALSLEQYLKFYQRSLDENTYKLSAGLSHQKAYAVMDIEKRIALCKAIIILQNKKNLERNFKGNKMQFHYDLKSKYLDLSNNPWMETALILQNFPARSADFSHTGITNFICFKKQELHSLNVSHTPIIELNRLDNPELISLNISHTAISNLHRLRNMSLRILDISHSAVRSTNILKDLTTLEKLSIHQGQFSDAELQKLNPKLEVIIKP
- a CDS encoding putative glycoside hydrolase; this encodes MKFIQMTIFMCLGLFISSCQTNGKPEPLITTNGVVFTPKDFYPKFSWETVPTYMMFADNDRLLKGSEVKKISAETGFICIEKNHGLSTLGDAVLGLKHEGQVFKKEQEGTVVLGYLNGALTYPFTRYTKMLTPEKIEQYPEMKAYLVKDPKTGELARTRGLYGYNVLNPATRKWWSDSAADMVRVSGADGIFIDQMHGFSWLHPSEKRSEVVDGVADMMAQLKAKIGPNKILLANNGAHIEKVFAVSDAFMFEHYKRKVTHSKEQLLRDWALMEKIADAGKICIYRFGASPDKGSPLAEVKNKSTKHDEFAALSKKQIELYLSFYLIGAQPYSYFQWNWGWNLSTGPLEHYPELHKPLGKPLAKYKRTYADKWEFTREFEHASVWVDTDKYEAKITWK
- a CDS encoding RNA polymerase sigma factor; translated protein: MDKQYNTKQTLLEKLIHSNDEGSWDEFVKHYDGYIYVVIRKFNIDNQTAEDLLQEVLLKIWKSLPKYEYRKNECTFRTWLCLVIKSTVSNHFRKRSTKNQSKTISHDELNDWVSISEPELNKIAELEWKSYISNMAWDNITSEFAPRTIEIFEHSLDEEDNELIAEKFQITEASVRVYKSRVKKVLLREISRLNEELGG
- a CDS encoding amidohydrolase produces the protein MIIEGRFCNHDGEFCGQVKVNEQGVIAATGKDLGTADYKFDEKLMIYPGMGDIHIHAREDVSGSQLYKESFKTASDAAIHGGVVHVADMPNNPEAPVDDAKYAKKCELCKDTDVHFTLYAGIGPDTSPLSQKVPYKAFMGPSIGDLFFNSPQELEETIVRYKGCHVSFHCEDPYILETSKNNDTHSDRRPRGAANTATAFALYLIEKYELKGKLCHFSTGDGLELVRAAKARGVTVTVETTPQQLYWDTSSLDENNKPWLQMNPAFRDEIDRKGLLEGLLDGTVDFIATDHAPHRICEKLGRYQPMEIRKKIGNLAALTLDEITELDRICLENFEKMKAEDKEGFASLADIDGVSGTSQLDTYGAFTTWLMKEQGFTSADVAKVTAWNPGQFVNQFDQFIDAPFGKVAEGYVGSFTVIDPNTPWTAKNEEIRSRSSWTPFHNETFPGSVAAVFHKGKQLS